One Fusarium falciforme chromosome 1, complete sequence genomic window carries:
- a CDS encoding Potassium transport protein, giving the protein MLSSIKTRWEELLEEHPGISRFIPPINYITIHYAYFIFGSLFFSVIFWGSSEPSRSIRYIDALFLVVSSFCDVGLNTVNLSEITTWQQVLLYLLFILGSALWVSFWTVMARKHAFEKRFEDIVMAEREMRKRRAAAKPTPALKKFFTFDKFKSSPPATTTLPGLGTRQPTMMEKGDPDELMATTLPMRRARSAPEESISSDSEDNDSNTSTVAAHPTLSPGANDHITFASSMAHPNGRRGSVSIYQHNDDNNNGGLPGARRPSMAESAKSDESEDFLLHWKKILGAHNTSKRGQFYDLSSDEREALGGCEYRALKVLAVAVPLYGFIWQFLSALALGAWINNYRPEAAAVNAVNPWWCGIFLSSSAFNNAGMSLLDANMSAFQDAYFVQIVVGILILAGNTAYPLLLRLSLWCCLQVLKLTTPETAHGPWRETIEFILKYPRRVYTTLFPSRATWWLFAVIATINTIDWVAFEVLNIGNPVVEDMPVSDRVIAGWFQAVAVRAAGFAVVSIAKLYPAVQMLYMIMMYISVYPVSITMRHSNVYEERSLGIYEDDPQMLEEENGNNLPTIAEEPEKTPLRRRVTAAVHKTAHKTVKRSMTFHGVGVRAPPKGPDDNSRISFIGQQIRGQLAHDMWWLILPVIIIMIIETDNFLDKPLEYSVFNILFEVVSAYGCVGLSMGVANNSYSLAGGMHTGSKLILCMVIIRGRHRGLPVALDKAVRLPGEKLHKEEEEDSRIRRTKTMDRIASRESRAI; this is encoded by the exons atgctctcctccatcaagaCTCGATGGGAAGAGCTCCTGGAGGAACATCCAGGCATCAGCCGTTTTATCCCACCCATCAATTACATCACCATCCACTACGCCTACTTCATCTTCggctctctcttcttttctgtCATCTTCTGGGGATCTAGCGAGCCGAGTCGCAGCATCCGCTACATCGATGCTTTGTTCCTCGTCGTGTCGTCCTTCTGCGACGTCGGCCTTAACACTGTTAATCTTAGCGAAATCACAACATGGCAGCAGGTTCTGCTATACCTTTTATTCATCCTCGGTAGTGCTCTTTGGGTCTCATTCTGGACAGTCATGGCACGAAAGCATGCCTTCGAGAAGCGATTCGAGGATATCGTCATGGCAGAGCGAGAAATGCGAAAGCGTCGTGCCGCTGCCAAACCAACTCCGGCActtaagaaattctttacCTTTGACAAATTCAAGTCGTCTCCCCCAGCCACGACTACCCTCCCTGGCTTGGGCACCCGCCAGCCTACCATGATGGAAAAGGGTGACCCCGACGAATTGATGGCTACAACTCTTCCCATGCGCCGCGCAAGGTCTGCGCCCGAGGAGTCTATTTCTTCTGACTCAGAGGACAACGATAGTAATACGAGCACGGTAGCAGCCCATCCGACTCTTTCTCCTGGTGCCAACGATCACATCACGTTCGCTAGCAGCATGGCGCATCCCAATGGTCGTAGAGGAAGTGTCTCCATTTACCAACATaacgacgacaacaacaacgggGGCTTGCCAGGGGCACGAcggccctcgatggcggAGTCGGCCAAAAGCGATGAATCGGAAGATTTCCTCTTGCACTGGAAGAAGATCCTGGGCGCGCACAACACTAGCAAGAGAGGACAGTTTTATGACTTGAGTTCCGATGAGCGTGAAGCTCTGGGTGGTTGTGAATACAGAGCGCTCAAGGTGCTCGCGGTCGCCGTTCCTCTGTACGGCTTTATCTGGCAGTTCCTCAGCGCCCTCGCATTGGGTGCCTGGATCAACAATTATAGACCTGAGGCGGCGGCAGTCAATGCCGTGAACCCCTGGTGGTGCGGTATCTTCCTTTCATCCTCGGCCTTCAACAACGCTGGCATGTCTCTTCTCGATGCCAATATGTCGGCCTTTCAAGACGCCTACTTTGTTCAGATTGTTGTTGGCATCCTCATTCTGGCAGGAAACACAGCTTACCCTCTTCTTTTGCGACTCTCTCTCTGGTGTTGTCTCCAGGTACTCAAACTGACGACTCCGGAGACCGCACATGGCCCCTGGAGAGAGACCATCGAGTTTATCCTCAAGTACCCTCGACGAGTCTACACCACCCTTTTCCCTTCTCGTGCAACATGGTGGCTTTTTGCTGTCATCgccaccatcaacaccatcgactGGGTCGCATTCGAAGTGCTCAACATTGGCAATCCTGTCGTTGAGGACATGCCTGTATCTGATCGAGTCATTGCTGGATGGTTCCAGGCAGTTG CTGTGCGCGCCGCTGGCTTCGCTGTTGTTTCGATAGCTAAGCTATACCCTGCTGTTCAGATGTTGTACATGATCATGATGTACATTTCAGTCTATCCTGTCTCTATCACCATGAGACACTCGAATGTGTATGAGGAACGATCTCTCGGTATCTACGAGGACGATCCGCAGATGCTAGAGGAAGAGAATGGCAATAATCTCCCCACGATTGCGGAGGAACCTGAGAAGACACCCTTGCGACGCAGAGTCACGGCCGCGGTTCATAAAACCGCTCACAAAACCGTCAAGAGATCAATGACATTTCACGGCGTGGGTGTGCGCGCTCCGCCCAAAGGACCCGACGACAACTCTCGCATCTCCTTCATTGGCCAGCAGATTCGCGGCCAGCTTGCCCACGATATGTGGTGGCTTATCCTTCCTGTCATTATCATCATGATCATTGAGACGGATAACTTCCTCGACAAGCCTCTCGAATATAGTGTTTTTAACATTCTGTTCGAGGTGGTTTCGGCATATGGCTGTGTTGGTCTTTCCATGGGCGTTGCCAACAACAGCTACAGCTTGGCGGGAGGTATGCACACGGGCAGCAAGCTCATCCTGTGCATGGTGATCATCAGAGGGCGTCACCGAGGTCTCCCTGTCGCCTTGGATAAAGCTGTGAGGCTACCGGGCGAGAAGTTGcacaaggaagaggaagaggactcACGGATCAGGAGAACGAAAACGATGGACAGGATTGCCAGTCGCGAGTCCAGGGCCATATAA